A stretch of DNA from Streptomyces venezuelae:
CTACGCCCGCGCCTTCCGGCCCGACCACCTGGAAGCACTCACCGTCGCCGTCGACCGCGAATCCATCGCCGCCCTGCGCAAGCAGTGGGACGACTACGAGATCGAGGTACCGCTGAAGGTCCTCGAATCCCCCTACCGCGAGATCACAAAGCCGGTCGTCGAGTACGTACGCTCCATCCGGCGCGCCGGCCCCCGCGACGTCGTCGCCGTCTTCATCCCCGAATACGTCGTCGGTCACTGGTGGGAGCACCTCCTCCACAACCAGTCCGCCCTCTGGCTCAAAAGCCGCCTGCTCTTCACCCCCGGCGTCACCGTCACCAGCGTCCCCTGGCAGCTCTCCTCCGCTGCCATCGCCGACCACGCCGCCGCCCGCGCGCCTGGCTCGGTCCGCCGCGGCGAACCCCCCAACCCCCCTGAGCATGCCGCGTCAAGAGACTCCCGCTGATCGCAGCGTAGTGCCCTGCCGGCACTACGCAGGGGCTGCTCCGCCGTCCCGCTGGTCGGCCAGGTCCTCGACGCGGTCCTCGGCTGGGCATGGGCCGACCCGGTCGTTGCGCTCGTCATCGCCGCCGTCGCCGTCAAGGAAGGCCGTAATGCCTGGCAAGGCGAGGGCTGCCGGGTACCCTCTGCCCACACCTCGGCCCCCGTCACCGCGGTCAGCGCGGATGCGAGCGGCTGCAAGCCGGGATGTGCCTTCTGCCCGGGACACGAGAGGGGAGCCGTGAAACTCCCCGACAGGGACGCTTTCCCCGGCCGGAGGCCGGCCCGGCGTCAGTGCCATACCCAGCCCGGAGGCCAGCGGCCCCATGGCAGAACCCCGAAAAACACAACGGGGGCAGACGCCCCTCGCACCAGCATCCGGACCAACCCGAAGCCTGACGGGCGCGGCGAGGTGCCTGTCAGCCTTCCCGAGGTTCGACAGGGCCAGCTGTCCTGGCGCCTGAATCCTTGCGTGCCGCGAGCAGGAACAGGACTGCAGCGGCGGCGGTGAAGCCGAAGCCGACGCTCATGCACGCGGTGACCGTCTCGAAGGAGGCGTCGGCGATCCGGGGGATGCCGTTGGCGAGCATGAGGGCGTAGATGCACAGGATGCCGTAGGCGCGAAGCCGCATCCCGGCCTGTCGCTTCCGTATCCACGGCGGTGTCCACCCTGCCAGTATCGCCACCGGCACCGGCAGCATGAGCGCCGTGCACACTGCCAGCGCTGTCCAGTGGTACAGCGGATTGCCGTTCACCCCGACCCCTTTCGCAGACGATCACCAGCCTACAGAGGGTTGGCGGGGCCCGTCCGTGCCGAACACCGCGAGCTTCCGGCGAACCTATCCGGTCAGAGCACTGGCACGGGCCGGTCTACCGCACCGGGCGCCATCCTCAAGCCTGCGGCCGCGTGCCTGCCCCGTCATTGGGAGCCAGGCGGGAGAGGACCTTGGCGTACACCATGGTGGCCGCAGCGGCAACGGTCGCTACGAACGCCAGCGCGAGGATGCCCAGCAGCGCGGGCCACTGGCGCAGCTCGTCGCCACGGCAGACTCTGTCCTGAGGCGACGGCTCGATCAGAGGGCCCCGGCACACAGCTTGGGTCCCCTGGTACGAGGACACCTCCGGGCCGTAGTCGGAGAGCATCAGGAAGACGAACCATCCCCAGATCGCCAAGGCCAGGAGCATCCACACCACCGACCACGCTTCGATCCGGCGCGCGTCCCGGCCGGCCTTCCCCGCAGGCCCGGGTGCGGTGTCCGCAGGAGTGGACGCTTCCAGAGCCGTTTCATCGGCTGCCATTCTTCCCCCTACTTTCGATGAACGATCATCAGTCCATCACACCCTGCCTGCGCACCCGTAGCCGACGCCCCCGCACTGGCCGGACGATGTTCCGGCGCCCGTATTGCCGTCACCGGCGAGCCCGTGGCGGCTCGGCAGCCAGGCTCGCCGGTGATCACCCTCGGTTACTATGCTCACTTCATGCCGGAGGCTGGCAGCAAGGGGTGCGGCACCATCGACGGTCTGCTTGGGGAGCGGGGAGACCGGCTCGCCTGCCGAAACTCCCCAGATTCTCCCCAGCACCGTTGAACCGGTGATTCCTGCCTCTACGCCCCGGAGAAGTCTCCGCGGATTGTAAGGCCGAAGAGATGGGTGACCTGGGAAAATGCTGGAAGAGGTCGTAGCGACCCGCTATGTCACGCCCTTGCGTGAGGGCGGCTCGCTCCCGGGGATCGTCGAGGCCGACGATCTCGGGACCTACGTCATGAAATTCACGGGAGCCGGTCAGGGGCGTAAGACCCTGGTCGCCGAAGTCATCTGCGGGCGGCTGGCCCAGCGGCTGCGTCTGCGGGTTCCCGAGCTGGTACAGATCGAGCTGGACCCGGTCATCGGGCTCGGCGAGCCGGACCAGGAGGTCCAGGAACTGCTCAAGGCGAGCGGCGGGCTGAACCTCGGGATGGACTACCTTCCCGGTTCGATCGGCTTCGACCCGCTCGCCTATGCGGTGGACCCGGTGGAGGCGGGCCGGGTGGTCTGGTTCGACGCCCTGATCAACAACGTCGACCGGTCCTGGCGCAATCCCAACATGCTGGTCTGGCACGGCGAACTGTGGCTGATCGACCACGGCGCCACGATGATCTGGCACCACAACTGGCCGGGCGCGCAGGGGGCGGCTGCCAAGGCGTACAACGCCTCCGACCACGCCCTGGCCCCGGTCGGGCCGGACATCGCCGCGGCAGCGGCGGCGCTGGCCCCGCTGGTCACCGAGGAACTCCTCACCGAGGTCGCCGCGGACGTCCCGGACGAGTGGCTGGTCGACGAGCCGGGCTTCGGCTCCACCGATGAACTGCGGCGCGCATACGTGGAGGTGCTGCTGGCGAGGGCCGGCACGATCCACGAACGGATCTCCATGGAAGCGGTGGCGAAGGCCCCGTCCCAGCCGCCGGGCTGGCTTGCCGACCGTCTGGCCGTACGGCCCCGCGAGAAGAAGAGCGACAGCCGGTGACCAAGCGGGATGTGTTCGAGTACGCGCTGGTGCGGGTGGTGCCGCGGATGGAGCGCGGGGAGTGCTTCAACGCGGGGGTGATCGTCTACTGCCGGGCGCGCGGCTTCGTGGCGGCGCGCACGCACCTGGCCGAGGCGAAGCTGCTGGCGCTGGACCCGAAGGCCGATGTGACCGGCGTACGGGCCGCCCTGCGGGCGGTCGAGGGGGTCTGCGCGGGCGGGGAGCACGCGGGGCAGGCGGCCGGCGACGATGCCGGGCGGCGGTTCCGGTGGCTGATCGCGCCGCGGAGCACGGTGGTGCAGCCGGGGCCGGTGCACACGGGGCTGACGGCGGACCCGGAGGCGGAACTGGAGCGCCTCCTGGACCTCCTGGTCCGCTGAGCCCCGGCGGGGCGGGGGCCCCGTGGCCGGCCGCGGGGTCCGCTGCGGATTGGTCCCCCACCCCGCCCCTTCTCCCCCAGCTACCGCTGGGAGGTGCCCCCAGAAACCGGGGCTGCGCCCCGGACCCCCTGGGGTGCCCGGGCTTCGCCCGGCACCTGCGCCGGGCGCGCCCCGCGCCCGGCGGGCGCACGGGCTCTGCCCGGGGCCGTGACGCGGGCCCGCACCCGCGGGCAGCGGGCCGGGCCCGGGGCCGGCCCCGGCGCGGTGGCTCGGACGCGGCGCCGCAGGCGCGATGGCGTTGACAGCGGGGGGTGTGATCCCTAGCGTCTCATCAGCTGAAGCTACTAAGCGGTTGCTCAGGCCTGGGCGGCCGTATCTCAAGGGCGAGGAGAACCAGCATGTCCACCACCGAGCAGCGCGTCGCCGTCGTCACCGGGGCGGCCCGGGGGATCGGTGCCGCCACCGCCGTGCGGCTGGCCGCCGAAGGCCGGGCCGTGGCGGTACTCGACCTGGACGAGGCGGCCTGCAAGGACACCGTCGAGGCGATCACGGCCGCCGGCGGCACGGCCCTCGCGGTCGGCTGCGACGTGTCCGACAGCGCCCAGGTGGAGGCCGCCGTCGAGCGGATCGCCGGGACCCTCGGCGGCCCGACCGTCCTGGTCAACAACGCCGGCGTGCTCCGCGACAACCTGCTCTTCAAGATGAGCGAGAACGACTGGGACACGGTCATGAACGTGCACCTGCGCGGTGCCTTCCTGATGTCCCGGGCCTGCCAGAAGTACATGGTGGAGGCCAAGTTCGGCCGGATCGTCAAC
This window harbors:
- a CDS encoding HipA family kinase, with the protein product MLEEVVATRYVTPLREGGSLPGIVEADDLGTYVMKFTGAGQGRKTLVAEVICGRLAQRLRLRVPELVQIELDPVIGLGEPDQEVQELLKASGGLNLGMDYLPGSIGFDPLAYAVDPVEAGRVVWFDALINNVDRSWRNPNMLVWHGELWLIDHGATMIWHHNWPGAQGAAAKAYNASDHALAPVGPDIAAAAAALAPLVTEELLTEVAADVPDEWLVDEPGFGSTDELRRAYVEVLLARAGTIHERISMEAVAKAPSQPPGWLADRLAVRPREKKSDSR
- a CDS encoding DUF3037 domain-containing protein codes for the protein MTKRDVFEYALVRVVPRMERGECFNAGVIVYCRARGFVAARTHLAEAKLLALDPKADVTGVRAALRAVEGVCAGGEHAGQAAGDDAGRRFRWLIAPRSTVVQPGPVHTGLTADPEAELERLLDLLVR
- the fabG gene encoding 3-oxoacyl-ACP reductase FabG; the protein is MSTTEQRVAVVTGAARGIGAATAVRLAAEGRAVAVLDLDEAACKDTVEAITAAGGTALAVGCDVSDSAQVEAAVERIAGTLGGPTVLVNNAGVLRDNLLFKMSENDWDTVMNVHLRGAFLMSRACQKYMVEAKFGRIVNLSSSSALGNRGQGNYSAAKAGLQGFTKTLAIELGKFGVTANAVAPGFIVTEMTAATAARVGMGFEEFQAAAATQIPVQRVGRPEDIANAIAFFTGDAAGFVSGQVMYVAGGPLN